In Triticum urartu cultivar G1812 chromosome 6, Tu2.1, whole genome shotgun sequence, the following proteins share a genomic window:
- the LOC125513289 gene encoding BTB/POZ and MATH domain-containing protein 2-like: MSSFAGITLLAEGDLSPSTADDVDAGTDYGYHLLVVQDYLLTKELTPSGRGICSRAFVVGGHTWYIEYYPNGESSKCADYISLHVSVLDNDEDYQKTVKAKVCVSLIDQVEKHKPMYIRGTGTRTFGGYAFMRLDKFMKKDVLEESVNLKGNCLTIRCDIMVLNTDDDDANGDEVLPPDVRHQFNSLLQNKVGADVTFEVSGETFVAHRCVLAARSTVFMAQLFGPMKEGTTRSAIIQIKDMEAKVFKALLSFIYTDSFPEMEEEDKAQVVEKGQEEDEMRLQWLQDLLVAADRYDVQGLKFICEKQFSERLGVSSVMSTLALAEQHRCWWLKGACFKYLQVQPPSRLLTVMESSGWDNVFTTYPSALKDLIAKLIALNQQK; this comes from the coding sequence ATGTCGTCGTTCGCCGGCATAACTCTCTTGGCCGAGGGCGACCTGAGCCCTTCCACCGCCGACGATGTTGACGCCGGCACGGACTACGGGTACCACCTGCTTGTGGTCCAAGACTACTTGCTTACCAAAGAACTGACACCCAGTGGAAGGGGCATTTGCTCCCGTGCTTTCGTCGTAGGAGGCCATACATGGTACATCGAGTACTACCCTAACGGGGAGAGCTCCAAATGTGCCGACTACATTTCTCTGCATGTCTCAGTTCTTGATAACGATGAGGATTACCAGAAGACTGTGAAAGCAAAGGTGTGTGTCAGTCTCATCGACCAGGTTGAGAAGCACAAGCCAATGTACATCCGTGGAACTGGAACGCGCACCTTCGGCGGCTATGCTTTTATGCGTCTGGACAAGTTCATGAAAAAAGACGTCCTTGAAGAATCGGTGAATCTAAAGGGTAATTGTTTGACCATCCGGTGTGACATCATGGTCCTCAACACCGATGATGATGATGCCAACGGCGACGAGGTGCTCCCACCTGACGTACGCCACCAATTCAACAGTCTCCTTCAAAATAAGGTGGGTGCCGATGTGACATTTGAGGTCAGCGGTGAGACGTTCGTCGCACACAGGTGTGTGCTTGCAGCCCGATCCACGGTGTTCATGGCACAACTCTTTGGTCCCATGAAGGAGGGTACCACTAGGTCCGCCATCATACAGATCAAAGACATGGAAGCAAAAGTGTTCAAGGCTTTGCTTAGCTTCATCTACACAGACTCATTCCCTGAGATGGAGGAGGAGGACAAAGCACAAGTTGTGGAAAAAGGACAAGAAGAGGATGAAATGCGGCTGCAATGGCTTCAAGACTTGTTGGTAGCGGCAGACAGATATGATGTCCAAGGGCTCAAGTTCATCTGTGAAAAGCAGTTTTCTGAACGCCTAGGTGTGAGCTCAGTCATGTCCACTCTTGCTCTAGCCGAGCAGCACCGCTGCTGGTGGTTGAAGGGAGCGTGCTTCAAGTATCTCCAAGTCCAGCCTCCCTCGCGTTTGCTAACAGTAATGGAGTCTAGTGGCTGGGATAATGTCTTTACGACCTATCCCTCGGCTTTGAAGGATCTCATTGCCAAGCTTATTGCTTTGAACCAGCAGAAGTAA